From the Pseudarthrobacter sp. MM222 genome, one window contains:
- the treY gene encoding malto-oligosyltrehalose synthase: MRTPASTYRLQIRSGFTLQDAADMVPYLKSLGVDWIYLSPILTAEQGSDHGYDVTDPAVVDPDRGGAEGLIAASRAAREAGMGVLVDIVPNHVGVATPAQNPWWWSLLKEGQQSRYAQAFDVDWDFGGGRIRIPVLGDDSDLDALEIRDGELRYYDHRFPLAEGSYTAGDSTADDPREVHDRQHYELIGWRRADNELNYRRFFAVNSLAGIRVEIPEVFDEAHEEIVRWFREGLVDGLRIDHPDGLADPEGYLRRLRKVTGGSYLLIEKILEPGETLPPSFECEGTTGYDALADVDRVFIDAAGQGPLDALDTELRGGQAADYEEMIRGTKRRITDGILHSEMLRLARLVPAGAGLSVEAAADALSEIIAAFPVYRSYLPTGAEVLKEACELAVRRRPELDTAVGVLLPLLLDAEEELGRRFQQTSGMVMAKGVEDTAFFRYTRLGTLTEVGADPTEFAVAPEEFHVRMARRQAELPLSMTTLSTHDTKRSEDTRARISVLAELASEWKASLTRLQQLAPLPDGPLANLLWQAIAGAWPADRDRLQSYAQKAAREAGNSTNWTDPDAGFEEKLTAVVDAAFDNAEVRAELEKLVAQLDPYGAANALGAKLVQLTMPGVPDVYQGTEFWDRSLTDPDNRRPFSFDARKRALAALDAGERPASFLDETAKLLVTSRALRLRRDRPELFTGYTPVTASGPAAGHLLAFNRGGGSAGALTLATRLPRGLEQKGGWQDTAIRLDTAMTDELTGRSFGPGEVQVGQILATYPVALLVPTA, translated from the coding sequence GTGAGGACGCCCGCATCCACCTACCGGCTGCAGATCCGGTCCGGCTTCACGCTCCAGGACGCCGCCGACATGGTGCCGTACCTGAAGTCGCTCGGCGTGGACTGGATCTACCTGTCGCCGATCCTGACAGCGGAACAGGGCTCGGACCACGGCTACGACGTCACCGATCCCGCCGTCGTCGACCCTGACCGCGGCGGCGCCGAGGGGCTTATCGCGGCCTCCCGCGCCGCCCGGGAAGCCGGCATGGGCGTCCTCGTCGACATCGTGCCCAACCACGTGGGCGTGGCAACGCCCGCCCAGAACCCGTGGTGGTGGTCGCTCCTCAAGGAGGGACAGCAGTCCCGCTACGCCCAGGCGTTCGACGTCGACTGGGACTTCGGCGGCGGCCGCATCCGGATCCCCGTGCTCGGGGACGACTCCGACCTCGACGCCCTCGAGATCCGTGACGGGGAGCTGCGGTACTACGACCACCGCTTCCCGCTCGCCGAAGGCAGCTACACCGCAGGTGACTCCACTGCCGATGACCCCCGCGAGGTCCACGACCGGCAGCACTATGAGCTGATCGGCTGGCGCCGGGCGGACAACGAACTGAACTACCGCCGGTTCTTCGCGGTCAACAGCCTCGCCGGCATCCGGGTCGAGATCCCGGAGGTCTTCGACGAGGCCCACGAGGAGATTGTGCGCTGGTTCCGCGAGGGACTGGTGGACGGGCTGCGGATCGACCACCCGGACGGTCTCGCCGACCCGGAAGGCTACCTGCGCCGGCTGCGTAAGGTCACCGGCGGCAGCTACCTGTTGATCGAGAAGATCCTCGAGCCCGGGGAAACGCTTCCGCCCAGCTTTGAGTGCGAAGGCACCACCGGCTACGACGCCCTGGCGGACGTGGACAGGGTCTTCATCGACGCCGCCGGCCAGGGACCGCTGGATGCGCTGGACACCGAGCTGCGCGGCGGCCAGGCCGCCGACTACGAGGAGATGATCCGCGGCACCAAGCGCAGGATCACGGACGGTATCCTGCACTCGGAGATGCTCCGGCTTGCCCGCCTGGTGCCAGCCGGAGCCGGCCTTTCGGTTGAGGCCGCCGCTGATGCGCTGTCCGAAATCATCGCGGCCTTCCCGGTCTACCGCAGCTACCTGCCGACCGGCGCCGAAGTCCTGAAGGAAGCCTGCGAGCTTGCCGTCCGGCGGCGTCCTGAACTGGACACCGCCGTCGGCGTGCTGCTGCCGCTGTTGCTGGACGCGGAGGAGGAACTGGGACGCCGTTTCCAGCAGACCTCCGGCATGGTCATGGCTAAGGGTGTGGAAGACACAGCGTTCTTCCGCTACACCAGGCTGGGTACCCTCACCGAGGTCGGGGCGGATCCTACGGAGTTCGCCGTCGCGCCGGAGGAGTTCCATGTCCGGATGGCACGCCGCCAGGCGGAGCTTCCGCTGTCCATGACCACGCTCAGCACCCACGACACAAAACGCAGCGAGGACACCCGCGCCCGGATTTCGGTGCTCGCGGAGCTGGCTTCCGAATGGAAAGCATCCCTCACCCGGTTGCAGCAACTCGCGCCGCTGCCGGACGGTCCGCTGGCCAACCTGTTGTGGCAGGCAATCGCCGGCGCGTGGCCGGCTGACCGCGACAGGCTGCAGTCCTATGCGCAGAAGGCTGCCCGCGAGGCGGGCAATTCGACCAACTGGACGGATCCGGACGCGGGCTTTGAGGAAAAGCTCACGGCCGTCGTCGACGCCGCCTTCGACAACGCCGAGGTGCGCGCCGAACTGGAGAAGCTGGTGGCACAGCTGGACCCGTACGGTGCCGCCAATGCCCTGGGCGCCAAGCTGGTTCAGCTGACCATGCCCGGTGTCCCGGACGTTTACCAGGGCACGGAATTCTGGGACCGGTCGTTGACGGACCCGGACAACCGCCGCCCCTTCAGCTTCGACGCCCGGAAGCGGGCCCTGGCCGCGCTCGACGCCGGCGAGCGGCCGGCGTCGTTCCTGGACGAAACGGCGAAGCTGCTGGTGACCTCGCGGGCTCTTCGCCTGCGCCGCGACCGGCCGGAACTCTTCACCGGCTACACGCCGGTAACAGCCTCCGGTCCGGCGGCAGGGCATCTGCTGGCGTTCAACCGCGGCGGCGGTTCGGCGGGAGCCCTTACGCTCGCGACCCGGCTGCCGCGCGGACTGGAGCAGAAGGGCGGCTGGCAGGACACTGCGATCCGCCTGGACACCGCCATGACCGACGAGCTGACGGGCCGGTCCTTTGGCCCCGGCGAGGTCCAGGTGGGGCAGATCCTGGCGACCTACCCGGTCGCCCTGCTGGTGCCCACCGCCTAA